A portion of the Lolium rigidum isolate FL_2022 chromosome 1, APGP_CSIRO_Lrig_0.1, whole genome shotgun sequence genome contains these proteins:
- the LOC124698111 gene encoding uncharacterized protein LOC124698111, which translates to MASGRGKSKDAIVTDEQLAQVEYELARNRNIEENAKRVAHILEKRAAVSEAYEASQPAKQRKRKAPSSAPENTAERRVLRSRGANGCDNANPTDQPSKEITTKLVDGKKGGRTITKKANIYARMNKPKIKIPFNEHGQPIGPDATEFANFIGTLVRKHIPPKTIDWRDVDEEKKLLVWDYLQGFYELDSIALRYVINTSQRKWKEWKADLKKTKFDPELTDEELMHERDDRISEADWKELLKYWRSPEFEARSSTAKENRAKSTVPHTAGSKSHARVTQEMADELGYAPRRDEVFIRTHTLKKGPNKGQHVPEAASVISDLLRAANNHPDWKEKSLKEGDLFARVVGLKEPRGRVRVLGLGPTPQDVGTPGTRGKVSTRVLAEMVARREAEHRMSTLEEQMQQMEQRMNKMQEMMSQGGHNLEAPSSQNGSNSRQNSRAEIEEEIDGEDGDEEDSEDGNVQRRKIVANPRNSSTQQDESLIGMDVLLYAWTGPETPVAKATVLSVDPDTIVGGEPLGPGTYEVIVNVAIKRDTILPYQCEDLLYIRDAVTRSIAWPSSKIKPYKPAASTSSRR; encoded by the exons ATGGCAAGCGGAAGAGGAAAGAGTAAAGATGCGATCGTCACAGATGAACAACTAGCACAAGTTGAGTATGAACTAGCTAGAAACAGAAACATTGAAGAAAATGCGAAAAGGGTGGCACACATACTAGAGAAACGTGCTGCAGTTAGTGAGGCCTACGAAGCAAGCCAACCCGCAAAACAGAGAAAAAGAAAG GCACCCTCCTCAGCACCTGAAAATACAGCTGAAAGACGTGTTTTGAGGTCTAGGGGAGCAAACGGATGTGATAATGCAAATCCTACAGACCAACCTTCCAAAG AGATCACTACCAAGCTTGTTGATGGTAAGAAAGGTGGCCGAACGATAACTAAAAAGGCTAACAtatatgcaaggatgaacaagcctAAAATCAAAATTCCATTTAATGAGCATGGCCAACCAATTGGGCCAGATGCAACTGAATTTGCCAATTTCATTGGTACTCTGGTCAGGAAGCATATACCACCCAAAACTATAGATTGGAGAGATGTTGATGAAGAAAAGAAGTTGCTAGTGTGGGATTACTTACAG GGATTTTATGAGCTGGACTCAATTGCTCTGAGATATGTCATTAACACTTCACAGAGAAAATGGAAGGAATGGAAGGCAGATTTAAAGAAGACAAAGTTTGATCCTGAATTGACTGACGAAGAGCTTATGCATGAACGTGATGACAGAATTAGTGAAGCTGATTGGAAGGAGCTTCTTAAATACTGGAGATCTCCTGAATTCGAA GCTCGCAGTTCTACAGCCAAAGAGAATCGTGCCAAGTCTACCGTCCCTCATACAGCTGGCAGCAAGAGTCATGCCCGTGTTACCCAAGAAATG GCTGACGAACTTGGGTATGCCCCTCGGAGAGACGAAGTGTTCATCAGAACACATACGCTGAAGAAAGGACCAAACAAAGGACAACACGTGCCAGAGGCAGCTTCAGTTATT AGTGACCTCCTACGGGCAGCTAATAACCACCCtgactggaaggaaaagagtttgAAAGAAGGCGATCTGTTTGCACGAGTTGTTGGATTGAAAGAGCCAAGGGGTCGTGTCCGTGTGTTAGGTCTAGGGCCAACACCTCAAGATGTGGGCACACCGGGTACACGGGGTAAAGTGAGCACAAGGGTTCTAGCTGAAATGGTAGCACGTCGAGAAGCTGAACACCGCATGAGCACTTTGGAGGAGCAGATGCAACAAATGGAGCAACGAATGAACaaaatgcaagaaatgatgtcaCAAGGAGGGCATAATTTGGAGGCTCCTAGCTCGCAAAATGGTTCTAATTCTCGACAA AACTCAAGAGCTGAAATTGAGGAAGAAATTGATggcgaagacggcgatgaagaggaCAGCGAAGATGGCAATGTTCAGAGAAGAAAAATTGTTGCAAATCCAAGAAACTCTTCAACCCAGCAAGATGAAAGCCTT ATTGGGATGGATGTGCTTCTTTATGCATGGACTGGTCCTGAAACTCCTGTTGCTAAGGCAACAGTTCTCTCGGTCGATCCAGACACAATTGTGGGTGGGGAGCCTCTTGGACCTGGTACTTATGAGGTTATTGTGAATGTTGCCATTAAAAGGGATACTATTCTTCCATATCAGTGTGAGGATTTACTATATATTAGGGATGCTGTCACAAGGTCCATTGCATGGCCATCTAGCAAG ATAAAGCCCTACAAACCAGCGGCCTCTACCTCATCTCGCCGGTGA